Proteins encoded together in one Saccopteryx leptura isolate mSacLep1 chromosome 7, mSacLep1_pri_phased_curated, whole genome shotgun sequence window:
- the ASB1 gene encoding ankyrin repeat and SOCS box protein 1 isoform X1 — protein sequence MAEGGGPNGRVGPGPAGPNLKEWLREQFCDHPLEHCEDTRLHDAAYVGDLQTLRSLLQEESYRSRINEKSVWCCGWLPCTPLRIAATAGHGNCVDFLIRKGAEVDLVDVKGQTALYVAVVNGHLESAQILLEAGADPNGSRHHRSTPVYHASRVGRADILRALIRYGADVDISHHVVPDVRPLFSRRLTSLVVCPLYISAAYHNLQCFKLLLQAGANPDFNCNGPVNTQGFCRGSPGCVMDAVLRHGCEAAFVSLLIDFGADLSLVRWESLGPESRGRRQVDPEALQVFREARSVPRALLSLCRVAVRRALGKYRLHLIPSLPLPDPVKRFLLYE from the exons ATGGCGGAGGGCGGCGGCCCCAACGGGCGGGTCGGCCCGGGGCCCGCAG GTCCTAATCTGAAGGAGTGGCTGCGGGAGCAGTTCTGTGACCACCCGCTGGAGCACTGCGAGGACACGAGGCTCCACGACGCCGCCTACGTGGGCGACCTGCAAACCCTGAGGAgcctgctgcaggaggagagctACCGCAG ccgcATCAACGAGAAGTCGGTCTGGTGCTGCGGCTGGCTCCCCTGCACGCCGCTGCGCATCGCGGCCACCGCAGGCCACGGGAACTGCGTGGACTTCCTCATCCGGAAGGGGGCCGAGGTGGACCTGGTGGATGTGAAGGGTCAGACGGCCCTGTACGTGGCCGTGGTCAACGGGCACCTCGAGAGCGCCCAGATCCTCCTCGAAGCCGGCGCTGACCCCAACGGCAGCCGGCACCACCGCAGCACGCCCGTCTACCACGCCTCTCGCGTGGGCAGGGCCGACATCCTGAGGGCCCTCATCAG GTACGGGGCTGACGTGGACATCAGCCACCACGTGGTCCCTGACGTCCGGCCCCTCTTCTCGCGCCGCCTCACGTCCCTGGTGGTCTGCCCCTTGTACATCAGCGCCGCCTACCACAACCTCCAGTGCTTCAAGCTGCTGCTCCAGGCGGGGGCGAACCCCGACTTCAACTGCAACGGGCCCGTCAACACCCAGGGCTTCTGCCGGGGCTCCCCGGGCTGCGTCATGGACGCCGTCCTGCGTCACGGCTGCGAGGCGGCCTTCGTGAGCCTGCTCATCGACTTCGGAGCCGACCTGAGCCTGGTGAGGTGGGAGTCCTTGGGCCCGGAgagcagaggcaggaggcaggtggACCCGGAGGCGCTGCAGGTCTTCCGAGAGGCCAGAA GTGTCCCCAGGGCGTTGCTGAGCCTGTGCCGTGTGGCTGTGAGAAGAGCTCTTGGCAAATACCGCCTCCACCTGATTCCCTCGCTGCCGCTGCCAGACCCGGTGAAGAGGTTCCTGCTGTACGAGTAG
- the ASB1 gene encoding ankyrin repeat and SOCS box protein 1 isoform X2, producing MVLRSRLVYRIAGPNLKEWLREQFCDHPLEHCEDTRLHDAAYVGDLQTLRSLLQEESYRSRINEKSVWCCGWLPCTPLRIAATAGHGNCVDFLIRKGAEVDLVDVKGQTALYVAVVNGHLESAQILLEAGADPNGSRHHRSTPVYHASRVGRADILRALIRYGADVDISHHVVPDVRPLFSRRLTSLVVCPLYISAAYHNLQCFKLLLQAGANPDFNCNGPVNTQGFCRGSPGCVMDAVLRHGCEAAFVSLLIDFGADLSLVRWESLGPESRGRRQVDPEALQVFREARSVPRALLSLCRVAVRRALGKYRLHLIPSLPLPDPVKRFLLYE from the exons ATGGTGCTAAGATCGAGGCTTGTATACAGAAT TGCAGGTCCTAATCTGAAGGAGTGGCTGCGGGAGCAGTTCTGTGACCACCCGCTGGAGCACTGCGAGGACACGAGGCTCCACGACGCCGCCTACGTGGGCGACCTGCAAACCCTGAGGAgcctgctgcaggaggagagctACCGCAG ccgcATCAACGAGAAGTCGGTCTGGTGCTGCGGCTGGCTCCCCTGCACGCCGCTGCGCATCGCGGCCACCGCAGGCCACGGGAACTGCGTGGACTTCCTCATCCGGAAGGGGGCCGAGGTGGACCTGGTGGATGTGAAGGGTCAGACGGCCCTGTACGTGGCCGTGGTCAACGGGCACCTCGAGAGCGCCCAGATCCTCCTCGAAGCCGGCGCTGACCCCAACGGCAGCCGGCACCACCGCAGCACGCCCGTCTACCACGCCTCTCGCGTGGGCAGGGCCGACATCCTGAGGGCCCTCATCAG GTACGGGGCTGACGTGGACATCAGCCACCACGTGGTCCCTGACGTCCGGCCCCTCTTCTCGCGCCGCCTCACGTCCCTGGTGGTCTGCCCCTTGTACATCAGCGCCGCCTACCACAACCTCCAGTGCTTCAAGCTGCTGCTCCAGGCGGGGGCGAACCCCGACTTCAACTGCAACGGGCCCGTCAACACCCAGGGCTTCTGCCGGGGCTCCCCGGGCTGCGTCATGGACGCCGTCCTGCGTCACGGCTGCGAGGCGGCCTTCGTGAGCCTGCTCATCGACTTCGGAGCCGACCTGAGCCTGGTGAGGTGGGAGTCCTTGGGCCCGGAgagcagaggcaggaggcaggtggACCCGGAGGCGCTGCAGGTCTTCCGAGAGGCCAGAA GTGTCCCCAGGGCGTTGCTGAGCCTGTGCCGTGTGGCTGTGAGAAGAGCTCTTGGCAAATACCGCCTCCACCTGATTCCCTCGCTGCCGCTGCCAGACCCGGTGAAGAGGTTCCTGCTGTACGAGTAG